One stretch of Candidatus Binatia bacterium DNA includes these proteins:
- the purS gene encoding phosphoribosylformylglycinamidine synthase subunit PurS, with protein MRARVFVMPKKEVLDPQGKAVARSLHALGFSEVASVRVGKLIELELATTNREQARERTEEMCRKLLANGVIEDFSLEIED; from the coding sequence GTGCGGGCACGTGTGTTCGTGATGCCAAAGAAGGAAGTGCTGGACCCGCAGGGCAAAGCAGTTGCGCGCTCGCTACATGCTTTGGGTTTCTCCGAGGTGGCCAGCGTGCGGGTGGGCAAACTGATCGAGCTGGAGCTGGCAACCACCAATCGGGAGCAGGCTCGCGAACGAACGGAAGAGATGTGCCGCAAGCTCCTGGCCAACGGTGTCATTGAAGACTTTTCGCTGGAAATCGAAGATTGA
- a CDS encoding short-chain dehydrogenase: protein MTTDKFAGRVAVITGGAGGIGRALAEAFLARGARVVLADVDANALQQTVAELRREGREVHGVVTDVTSLESVRALAQEVRARCGAVHVLCNNAGVAVFGPMRDATHQDWEFTMAVNFWGVVHGIEAFLPWLLEQGDGGHIVNTASMAGLVGMEWLGIYCASKFAVVGLSEALYRELKPLGIGVSVLCPMMVDTRINENSVRVRPASLRVPGVEPIVPPAEAMKGTVIPPAEVARRVVRGIERGDLYILTHPEQREFLRRRAQRLDRMFEPDQW, encoded by the coding sequence ATGACCACGGACAAGTTTGCCGGCCGCGTGGCCGTGATCACCGGTGGCGCGGGTGGTATCGGGCGTGCACTCGCCGAGGCGTTTCTGGCGCGGGGCGCGCGTGTGGTACTGGCGGACGTGGATGCGAATGCACTCCAACAAACCGTGGCGGAACTCCGTCGCGAAGGGCGGGAGGTTCACGGGGTGGTCACCGACGTGACCTCGCTAGAGAGCGTGCGGGCGCTCGCGCAAGAGGTGCGCGCCCGCTGCGGTGCCGTCCATGTACTCTGCAACAATGCCGGCGTAGCGGTGTTCGGTCCCATGCGCGACGCCACGCATCAGGACTGGGAATTTACTATGGCGGTGAATTTTTGGGGCGTGGTGCATGGCATCGAGGCGTTTTTGCCGTGGCTGCTGGAGCAAGGAGACGGCGGTCACATCGTGAACACGGCCTCGATGGCCGGGCTGGTGGGCATGGAATGGCTGGGGATTTACTGCGCATCGAAGTTCGCGGTAGTGGGGTTGAGTGAAGCATTGTATCGTGAGCTTAAGCCGCTCGGCATCGGGGTGAGTGTGCTCTGTCCCATGATGGTGGATACGCGCATCAATGAGAACTCCGTCCGTGTCCGGCCGGCCTCCTTGCGGGTGCCAGGAGTCGAGCCCATCGTGCCACCGGCGGAGGCGATGAAGGGAACTGTAATCCCGCCCGCTGAGGTTGCGCGGCGGGTCGTGCGCGGCATCGAGCGTGGCGACTTGTACATTCTCACCCATCCGGAACAACGCGAGTTTTTGCGCCGGCGGGCGCAGCGGCTCGACCGGATGTTCGAGCCGGACCAATGGTAA
- the purQ gene encoding phosphoribosylformylglycinamidine synthase subunit PurQ, translating to MRWGVVVFPGSNDDQDTLWAIERVLCEPAVRLWHKDTDLRGVDVVVLPGGFSYGDYLRCGAMARFSPVMEKVIEFAQRGGLVWGICNGFQILCEAGLLPGALVRNRDRRFVCAPAYVRVEENDTPFTHLCRRGEVLRIPIKHGEGCFVADPATLDRLERNRQIVLRYVDANGRATPEANPNGSIGNIAGIVNEGRNVFGLMPHPEHAVEKWMGSDDGLKLFQSVIAPQRSERAAERTAVAPGH from the coding sequence ATGCGTTGGGGCGTTGTCGTCTTTCCCGGATCGAATGACGATCAAGATACGCTGTGGGCGATCGAGCGGGTGCTGTGCGAGCCCGCCGTGCGGCTGTGGCATAAGGATACGGACCTCCGAGGCGTGGACGTTGTCGTGCTGCCCGGTGGCTTTTCTTACGGGGATTATTTGCGTTGCGGCGCCATGGCGCGGTTTTCGCCCGTGATGGAGAAGGTCATCGAGTTTGCGCAGCGGGGCGGGCTCGTGTGGGGTATCTGCAACGGGTTTCAAATCCTTTGCGAAGCGGGTCTGTTGCCCGGTGCGCTGGTGCGGAACCGCGATCGCCGCTTCGTTTGCGCTCCGGCCTACGTACGCGTGGAAGAAAATGACACGCCCTTTACGCACTTGTGCCGCCGCGGCGAAGTGTTGCGCATCCCGATCAAGCACGGCGAAGGTTGCTTCGTGGCGGATCCGGCAACCCTCGATCGTCTGGAGCGGAATCGGCAAATCGTCCTCCGCTACGTAGATGCCAACGGGCGGGCCACCCCCGAGGCAAATCCGAACGGTTCCATAGGGAACATCGCCGGAATCGTGAACGAAGGCCGGAATGTGTTCGGTTTGATGCCGCATCCCGAGCATGCGGTGGAGAAGTGGATGGGCAGCGACGACGGGTTGAAGCTGTTTCAATCGGTGATTGCCCCACAACGCAGCGAGCGTGCGGCCGAGCGCACCGCTGTGGCTCCAGGGCACTGA
- the purL gene encoding phosphoribosylformylglycinamidine synthase subunit PurL — protein MNWEQLLRPVDEYHAIEHGLTPEEFARLCAALGRAPNLVELGVVSVMWSEHCSYKSSRVHLRKLPSTGPRVLQGPGENAGVVDIGDGLAVAFKIESHNHPSYVEPYQGAATGVGGILRDVFTMGARPIAILDSLRFGSFDHPRTRYLTEGVVAGIGGYGNCVGVPTVGGDTYFDSGYNANILVNAFTIGVLPANRIFRARAAGVGNPVMYVGSKTGRDGIHGASLLASAEFRGEAEEKRPTVQVGDPFTEKLLLEACLELMEQDAIVAIQDMGAAGLTSSSVEMAARGHAGIVLELDCVPTRVQGMTPYEILLSESQERMLLVARAGCEDTVREIFAKWDLEAVVIGQVTDDGLFRARFGGQEVVRLPVALLTEEAPVYERPARAPADLDARQQLRLDRIPQPSDWNETLLRLLDSPNLASKAWIYRQYDFLVRGNTVVGPGSDAAVLRIKGTDKGLALSVDCNSRYCLQDPYVGAVIAVAEAARNVVCAGGEPIGVTDCLNFGNPEKPEVMWQFVEAVHGIRDACLGLRLPVVSGNVSFYNETEGHSIPPTPTIAMVGLVEPVRTFTTQWFKEEGDAVVLLGQTREELGASEYLAVIHGQVAGVPPWIDLAFERKVQELCLRAIREGLLASAHDVSEGGLAVAIAECCISRPDGVLGAVLELPATMRADALLFGESQSRIVASLKRRHLARLRELAQQAGVPCAVLGEVRGRRLVIPPWIDVDCVTLREVWQSALPRRMEFAELGGEQVRQ, from the coding sequence ATGAACTGGGAGCAGCTTTTACGTCCGGTTGATGAATATCACGCCATCGAGCACGGCTTGACGCCGGAAGAGTTCGCGCGCTTGTGTGCAGCCCTGGGGCGGGCGCCGAACCTGGTGGAGCTGGGCGTCGTTTCGGTCATGTGGTCGGAACATTGCAGCTACAAGAGTTCGCGCGTGCACTTGCGCAAGTTGCCATCCACAGGCCCGCGAGTGTTGCAGGGACCGGGAGAAAATGCCGGCGTGGTGGACATTGGCGATGGTTTGGCCGTGGCTTTCAAAATCGAAAGCCACAACCATCCCTCGTATGTCGAGCCATATCAGGGAGCAGCGACGGGTGTCGGAGGGATCCTGCGCGACGTGTTTACCATGGGAGCGCGGCCGATTGCGATTTTGGATTCGCTCCGCTTCGGTAGCTTCGATCATCCGCGCACCCGCTATTTGACCGAGGGCGTGGTGGCGGGCATCGGTGGTTACGGCAACTGTGTGGGCGTGCCCACAGTCGGGGGAGATACGTACTTCGATTCGGGGTACAATGCGAACATTTTGGTGAATGCGTTTACGATCGGCGTACTGCCGGCAAACCGCATCTTCCGCGCTCGCGCGGCCGGAGTGGGCAACCCGGTAATGTACGTCGGATCGAAGACCGGGCGGGACGGCATTCACGGGGCGAGTTTGCTGGCCTCGGCGGAGTTTCGCGGAGAAGCCGAAGAGAAGCGGCCGACGGTTCAGGTCGGCGACCCGTTTACGGAAAAACTTTTACTCGAAGCATGTCTCGAGTTGATGGAGCAAGACGCCATCGTGGCCATTCAGGATATGGGTGCTGCCGGCTTGACAAGTTCGAGCGTGGAAATGGCCGCCCGAGGCCATGCCGGGATCGTGCTCGAACTCGATTGCGTGCCCACGCGTGTCCAGGGCATGACCCCGTACGAGATTTTGCTCTCGGAGTCGCAAGAGCGCATGCTGTTGGTCGCTCGTGCGGGCTGCGAGGACACTGTGAGGGAGATTTTTGCGAAGTGGGATTTGGAAGCAGTTGTAATCGGGCAGGTTACCGACGATGGCCTCTTTCGGGCGCGTTTTGGGGGGCAGGAGGTGGTGCGTTTGCCGGTGGCGCTGCTCACGGAAGAAGCGCCCGTATACGAGCGACCAGCGCGAGCCCCGGCCGATCTCGATGCCCGGCAGCAACTGCGTCTGGATCGGATTCCGCAACCGAGCGACTGGAACGAAACGCTCTTGCGCTTGCTCGATTCCCCCAACCTGGCGAGCAAGGCGTGGATTTACCGGCAGTACGACTTCTTGGTTCGCGGGAACACCGTGGTTGGGCCGGGAAGCGACGCCGCCGTTTTGCGAATCAAGGGCACGGACAAGGGCCTCGCCCTGAGCGTGGACTGCAATAGTCGCTATTGCCTGCAGGACCCTTACGTCGGTGCGGTGATTGCCGTGGCCGAAGCCGCCCGCAACGTCGTTTGCGCGGGTGGGGAGCCGATTGGCGTGACCGACTGTTTGAACTTCGGGAACCCCGAAAAGCCGGAGGTCATGTGGCAGTTTGTCGAAGCCGTCCATGGAATTCGCGACGCGTGTCTGGGCCTGCGCCTGCCTGTGGTCAGCGGGAACGTGAGTTTTTATAACGAGACCGAGGGCCACTCGATTCCGCCGACGCCAACGATTGCGATGGTGGGTCTAGTCGAGCCGGTACGCACGTTTACGACGCAGTGGTTCAAGGAAGAGGGCGACGCCGTCGTGCTCTTGGGGCAAACGCGCGAAGAGCTGGGTGCGAGCGAATACCTCGCGGTCATTCACGGGCAGGTGGCGGGCGTGCCACCGTGGATCGACCTTGCATTCGAGCGTAAAGTCCAGGAACTGTGCTTGCGGGCAATCCGCGAGGGTCTCTTAGCCTCGGCTCACGATGTCAGCGAAGGTGGTTTGGCTGTTGCCATTGCGGAGTGTTGCATCAGCCGGCCCGACGGGGTGCTGGGGGCCGTGCTGGAGCTGCCGGCCACCATGCGCGCCGACGCGTTGTTGTTCGGAGAAAGCCAGTCGCGCATTGTGGCATCGTTGAAACGCCGCCATCTCGCACGCTTGCGGGAGCTGGCCCAACAGGCCGGTGTGCCATGCGCCGTCCTCGGTGAGGTGCGCGGGCGCCGGCTGGTGATCCCGCCGTGGATCGACGTGGACTGTGTGACCTTGCGCGAGGTCTGGCAAAGCGCATTGCCACGCCGCATGGAGTTCGCCGAGCTCGGTGGAGAACAGGTGAGACAATGA
- a CDS encoding putative acetyl-CoA acetyltransferase FadA has protein sequence MQEVFILEAARSPIGRRKGGLSGLHPAALLGKIQRAVLERAGVDPRQVGQVVGGCVSQVGEQSFNVTRTAWLGEGLPMEVPATTVDSQCGSSQQATSLAAGLVGAGIEDVVLACGVEMMTRVPLGSNMRGGSPFPPSYAEHYAFATQFQGAEMIAKEFGITREDTDRFGLRSQMLANQAWREGRFHREVVPVEAPVVDENGNPTGEIRRVERDEGLRETSLEKLATLQPVEPGGIHTAGTSSQVSDGAAAVLLASAEGAKRLGVRPRARIVATTLVGVDPVTMLKGPIPATRKLLQLTGLKMDDIDVFEVNEAFASVVLAWMKACEPNPERVNPNGGAIALGHPTGCTGARLITTALHELERTGARYALISMCCGGGLGTGTVIERL, from the coding sequence ATGCAGGAAGTGTTCATTCTCGAAGCAGCCCGCAGCCCCATTGGCCGGCGCAAAGGCGGCCTTTCTGGGCTTCACCCGGCAGCCCTGTTAGGCAAAATCCAGCGGGCCGTGTTGGAACGGGCGGGCGTGGACCCACGCCAAGTCGGCCAAGTGGTCGGCGGTTGCGTTTCCCAAGTCGGGGAGCAGTCGTTCAACGTGACGCGTACGGCATGGCTCGGCGAAGGACTTCCGATGGAGGTCCCGGCGACCACTGTGGATAGCCAGTGCGGCTCCAGCCAGCAGGCAACGTCGCTCGCGGCCGGTCTCGTGGGTGCGGGCATCGAAGACGTGGTGCTGGCCTGCGGCGTGGAGATGATGACGCGGGTGCCGCTGGGCTCCAACATGCGCGGAGGTTCACCCTTCCCTCCGTCGTATGCGGAGCACTACGCGTTCGCTACGCAGTTTCAAGGCGCGGAGATGATCGCCAAGGAATTTGGGATCACACGCGAGGATACGGATCGCTTTGGGCTGCGCAGCCAGATGCTGGCCAACCAAGCTTGGCGTGAAGGCCGCTTCCACCGGGAGGTCGTGCCGGTGGAAGCCCCCGTTGTCGACGAGAATGGCAACCCCACCGGGGAAATCCGCCGCGTCGAACGCGACGAAGGACTCCGCGAAACTTCGTTGGAAAAGTTAGCCACTCTGCAACCGGTCGAGCCTGGGGGCATTCACACCGCTGGCACTTCGTCACAGGTTTCGGACGGAGCAGCCGCGGTTCTCCTGGCTTCAGCCGAAGGGGCAAAACGCCTGGGTGTGCGCCCTCGGGCACGCATCGTGGCCACGACACTCGTGGGCGTGGATCCGGTGACGATGCTCAAGGGACCAATCCCGGCCACACGCAAGCTCCTGCAACTGACCGGACTCAAGATGGACGATATCGACGTGTTCGAGGTCAACGAAGCCTTCGCCTCCGTTGTGCTTGCGTGGATGAAGGCTTGCGAGCCCAACCCCGAGCGCGTCAATCCGAACGGAGGGGCCATTGCCTTGGGTCACCCCACCGGATGCACCGGCGCTCGGCTCATCACCACGGCGCTCCATGAACTGGAGCGGACTGGCGCTCGCTATGCGCTAATTTCCATGTGCTGCGGGGGAGGCCTTGGCACAGGGACTGTCATCGAACGCCTCTGA
- a CDS encoding 3-oxoacyl-ACP reductase: MKDLFHVRGKVALVTGGSRGIGAMIARGFVEHGVRVYISSRKQDACERMAAELSQYGTCVALPADLSTEAECRRLASEVAAREPALHILVNNAGANWGAPLPEYPDSAWDKVLALNVKAVFHLTRALLPQLEAAARPGDPARVINIGSIDGLRVPLLETYAYSASKAALHHLTRVLAMQLAPCGITVNAVAPGPFESKMMAATLERFRDAIVAACPLGRIGEPEDMAGIAIYLASRAGAYVTGAVIPVDGGLSVR, translated from the coding sequence ATGAAAGATTTGTTCCATGTGCGCGGCAAAGTCGCATTGGTGACCGGCGGTTCACGCGGAATCGGGGCAATGATTGCCCGCGGCTTCGTGGAGCACGGCGTGCGCGTCTACATTTCCTCCCGGAAGCAAGATGCTTGCGAGCGCATGGCGGCGGAGCTTTCCCAATACGGCACGTGTGTCGCCTTGCCGGCCGACCTGTCCACCGAAGCCGAGTGCCGCCGCTTGGCCAGCGAGGTTGCCGCCCGCGAGCCCGCATTGCACATCTTGGTCAACAACGCGGGAGCCAACTGGGGTGCCCCCTTGCCAGAATATCCGGACAGTGCGTGGGACAAAGTTTTGGCGCTCAACGTCAAGGCCGTGTTCCATCTCACCCGTGCACTATTGCCGCAACTGGAGGCCGCTGCGCGCCCGGGCGACCCGGCTCGGGTGATCAACATCGGTTCGATTGACGGCTTGCGCGTACCGCTGCTGGAAACTTACGCGTACTCCGCAAGCAAGGCAGCGCTCCACCACTTGACCCGAGTGCTGGCCATGCAGCTTGCGCCGTGCGGGATCACGGTGAACGCCGTTGCCCCTGGCCCATTCGAGAGCAAAATGATGGCTGCCACGTTAGAGCGCTTCCGCGATGCAATTGTTGCCGCTTGTCCGCTCGGCCGCATTGGCGAGCCCGAGGACATGGCTGGTATTGCGATTTACCTCGCCTCGCGCGCGGGTGCTTACGTCACCGGCGCGGTCATCCCAGTGGATGGTGGTTTGAGCGTGCGCTGA
- a CDS encoding phosphoribosylaminoimidazolesuccinocarboxamide synthase, which produces MEKRELLYEGKAKRIYATADPDLVVQYFKDDATAFNAQKRGTIAGKGVYNNAISGHLFRYLDDQGIPTHFVRTLSEREMLVRRLDIVPVEVVVRNLVAGSLAKRLGLEEGRDLASPILEHYYKNDALGDPLINPWHITVLGWASEAELDEINRLALRVNELLRAYLQPRKLLLVDFKLEFGRHHGRLLLGDEISPDTCRFWDAATREKLDKDRFRFDLGNVESAYAEVHRRVCGEI; this is translated from the coding sequence ATGGAAAAGCGTGAACTTTTGTACGAAGGCAAAGCAAAGCGGATCTACGCCACTGCCGATCCGGACCTCGTTGTGCAGTACTTCAAGGACGATGCAACTGCATTCAACGCCCAGAAACGGGGCACGATTGCGGGCAAAGGGGTGTACAACAACGCCATCAGCGGGCACTTGTTCCGGTACTTGGACGATCAGGGGATTCCGACGCATTTCGTGCGGACTTTGAGCGAGCGCGAAATGTTGGTACGCCGGCTCGACATTGTCCCCGTCGAGGTCGTCGTGCGGAACCTCGTCGCCGGCAGTCTCGCCAAGCGGTTGGGCCTGGAGGAAGGCCGGGATTTGGCGAGCCCGATTTTGGAACACTACTATAAGAACGATGCCCTGGGTGACCCGTTGATCAATCCCTGGCACATTACCGTGCTGGGGTGGGCCAGCGAGGCGGAACTCGACGAGATCAATCGGCTCGCCTTGCGTGTCAACGAGCTGTTGCGTGCGTACTTGCAACCGCGAAAACTTCTGCTGGTGGACTTCAAACTGGAATTCGGGCGCCATCATGGCCGCTTGCTGCTGGGAGACGAAATCAGCCCCGACACGTGCCGCTTTTGGGATGCTGCAACCCGGGAAAAGTTGGACAAAGATCGCTTCCGTTTCGACCTGGGTAATGTCGAGAGCGCTTATGCCGAGGTACATCGGCGGGTGTGTGGAGAAATATGA